The genome window TCGTAGCGCTTATCCAGCGTTTTAAAAGACGCGCCTCAGGGTGCGCCTAGGTGGCCTTGGAGGCGGGGCTTCAACAATTTCACCTCTATTTTCTTGGATTGGGCGGAAACTTGCCTAAGCTTCGCCAGGGTGCGCTTAGGCGCCTAAGGTGTTGACTGGGCATTCCGTGATCCAAAATCTTGCTTGAAATCTGAAATTTTCGAAAACTCTGCTCTTTAACTTTGTTGTAGCAGCATCTTCACGAAGAAGACCACCGtgcaaggaagaagaaaggtttttttttttttttataaagacttGGCCCAAAACGACATCATTTTGGCCAAGTctaacttttattatttttttttataataactACAATCCTTTTTCTCTGCCAATTCTCTGCTATTTTCACCACCCAATATCCTATTTTCTCTGTATATTTCACCAACCAATACCCGATTCTCTGTACTATATTTCACCCCATCCCTAATTCCACAATTCCCCAATTCCTCAAACCCTAAATTCTCAATCCCAATCATATATTTCAATTTTACTTCAATCTCATACCTCAATTGTTTCAAAATTCTCCAAACCACCataatttgtttcaaaattcaagTTTTTTAGTATTCTAATcacaatatataattatatatacaatatataataaattgttTAGGTCCCATGAGGCTTCGCCTCATGCCTCACTCCTCACGCTTAGGCAAGACTATCCATGGAATGCCTCACCTACGCGTCCTCCTTTTAATACATTGCGCTCATCTTAGGTTCCTCCTAAGTGTCAGGCTGTACATTGTTGGAAGAATCATCAACCAAGGGTACAGACATTTGCACTTCAGTGTTGTTCTCCCATATCCAGTTTGCCTTTTTACCAAGGGTACAGTCTGTATCCCTTCTCACAACCTCCACACCCAACAAACACACATTTTTTGCTAGTTATGTGGGCTAGCACACATAACTAAATACTTTCAAGTGTTTCACAAAAGGCTTTCTCCCACTCAAAGCTTCAAGGGGTGTCAACTTGTCCACTGCCTTGGACATCAATTCAGCAAGTAAACAGCTGTGTTAACAGCTTCTCTCAAAAGTGATATGGCATTTCTTTCTCATGCAACATTGATCTTTCCATTTCACTATGGTCCTATTTTTCTCTCAACCACTCCATTCTGTTGAGGGCTATAAGCTATTGTCAATTGCCTGTCTAGGCCTCCGTCATCACAGAATCTATCAAATTCCAGTGAAGTGTATTCGCCACCTCTATCacttcttagtttttttttatttcaaaagcactttcttGAACACATCGGACTTGTGTCTCAGCAAGTAAGCCCATCACATTCTGCTCCTGTCATCAATGAAGGTCAAAAAATACCTATTCCCTCCTAGTGTTGAAGTCCTCATTAGACCACACATCACTGTGAATCAATTCCAGTCAGTGGCTCTCCAAGTTTGGATTGTAGAGAATGGTTCTCTATGTTATTTTCCCATTGCACAGCCTTCACACACTTCTGTCACATCTTCTATCTCAGATAGTTCATAAACCCACTCCTGATTCTTCCAGTTCCTTAGACTTTGGTGAATAAGATGACCAAGCCTCTTGTACCATAGCCAAGCATTTTCAACCACATTTTCTCTCATGGCAACTGAATCTAAGTGTTTAAGAAATAGAGGGAAGCTCATGTTCTCCTTCATCCGTACCCTAGTCACCAAGTTCGACAGTGATCTGTCATCATAGATTTCAATCATGGAATCACCAAACAAGAGAAAGTACTTGAGTTTAATCATTTGTCCTACACTGAGGAGGTTCTCATCAAGTCCAAGCACAAGCATTACCTCCTTTCCATTCTTGGTCTTGGTCAATCATTTGAGTTCCTCTACCAACTGAatcaaccaaattttcatttccTATTTTGACTCTGCCCTTGAAGAATGCATCTATGTCAATGAGTAATGACTCATGTGCAGTCATGTGCTTACTACAACCACTATCAATGGACCAAATGGTGTTTGCCTTCTCCACAGTTGCCATTCTACACTGAGCAAAGAACACATTTGCTTCATCAACTTGATTTGCAAAGTTGACTTGCTAATTTCATTTGAGTTGCAGTCCTTCGGCAAATGCCCAAATCTATTGTATTGTGAGCACTTGGGTTTTCCTTTGAACCAGCAAGCACCAAAATGCAACTTATCACAGATTTTGCAGGGACTTCTTCATGCCTCATTTCCTGCATTTTGTTTCTGCACAACACTAGACTTGCCATCTCACTTCATGTTTTTCCCCTTCCATTCTTTCTTGCCTCTAAAGTTTTGATTTCCAGAGGACCGTCCATTTGAATTGTTATTTCTGTTTCCAATGTTCAGCCCTTGGAAAACATTCTCAGTTGTGTTCTCTGAGTGCCTATCAAGCCTTCGGTCACAATCTTTGACAGATGCTACAACTTCATGAATCCCTAAAGTGTCAGGATCTTCGTCACCTTCTCCTTCTGCTTGGAAGGCTCATAGCCTTTCTGCACCAAATCCCAAAGGTCATGGGATTTGAAGATGGTTTTCATCCTGATACTCCAAAAACCTTAGTTTTCTCCAGTAAAGACTGGAGCTTTAACTTCTCCACTGTTGTTCATAGACATTTTGAAAAGAGGGGGATGATTTCTGGGAAGGTTTTTGGTGTTTCAGACTTGAGCTGTCTGGGTTTCAAACTTTGAAATCTCCCCTTGAACCACAGCTACACCCAGCTAATGATCGAGAACCGGTTCTGAGGCCATGTTAAACTTGGGATAATTAAAAGAAGAACAAGAGGAATTTCTGGGATTACAGTCTACTAATGATTGCAGCAAGACCGATGCATTTCGTTCAACATTGATCACAAAACATTCTCTGCATTCTTATCAGAATTGCAAGAGGTACATGTCCTTCAAATGGACAGCTGGATATGTGAATCACAGCCCCACACTAGTCCAAATCCCAACCTTACATCTGCTCTAGCTTGACTAGGATTTTACCAACTACACTTATCAGAAACTAGCTGTTACAACTTAAACAAAACTAGCCTTGGAAATGCTCCAAACTTTCAGAACCAACTTCCAACCCTCAAGGCTGCAAGCAGCTTTTATTCCAACAGATCTCGCCACCAAGGAATATTGCCAGTTTCCCACGCCGGTCGATGGGGATGACAGTACTGAGATGTTTTTGGCGGTCTTGGGAGGCTCTTTATGCATTTAAGTGAATCGTTGGGGTACCAGGAGTGATGTTTGGATTATGAAGAAATACGGAGTGACAGAATCTTGGACTTTGCTATATTCAATTGAGCAGGAAGCTATGCCTTGCGCACTAAAGCGTTACAAGCCTGTGGCGTTTTCAAAGAATGGCGAAATGCTTCTTTCGATTAAggataacaattcccttttatGGTTTGATTTTAGGGAGAAGAGAGCAAACCAGTTACAATTCGTGGTCTGCCCTTGTACTTGAGAGTAACAGTTTGTGTGAGGAGCATTTGTCTTCTTGACCATGATTCTCTACCTGTTGGGAGCAGCCGCGAGTCCCTTTCTACCTCTAAGGAGGAGTCAGCGAAAGGGCTCTACCTCTTCTAGAGTGTTGATGTTTCTACCTCTAAGTCGATCATCAAAATTAGGCCGGAATGCCGTGACAACAGATGGGTGGATTTTTGGTGAAGTTACAAGTATGCAGACTTGTTTTCAACTCATGGTGAAATATTAGGACAGAAGAGTGTATGTCGTTTCAGATTTGGTTGCGTTGTGATCAGAGGAAGGAAAGGCTGGATCAGTTTTCGCGTGACAAGAAGATAGGAAACTGCAAACAAGAACACAAGACGATGATAGAAAAGGAAGCTAATAACTTATGTAGTTTTTTGTGGTTTGAAGAAGTAATACTTGTAGTATCTTGTTCTTGATGCCGGTCCTGTAATCGTAGAAATCCTTTTCGTATTCAGCTGGTATTTGTATTTGATTAGTTTCATCATTTCAGGCTTTGGAATTAATGAATGTAATTAGAATGTATCTACGTATAAGGCGGAAGAGATGAATCAATCGCTTGTGTGTCTGCACCGCAGTGTCAAAAGCtacatactctctctctctctctctctcattaatCCCAATTATGTTTCGAAATTTCAGAAATTTCTCCAATTCCGAAATTTCTGAATATACCGaaacttttgaatttaaaaaaatgatgaTCCCATccgattttaaaattttaaaacggAAATTGAAAATGTTGTTTCCAATCGGGAAAACGCCCCTATCGGGGATTTATCCCCATGTCGGTACCTCACTCACCATCAGCAACAGTGAACCGACGACGAAAAGAGTCAAAGCTACATTCGTAAGAAATGTCACTAGGCAAATGATGTCATAAGGCAAATGAGTCAAAGATAAAGGCAACGACTTTAATCAATTAGCATTCTACCATCATTTATTTAATAACATCATCCTTATCTGCTTCTATTGTAATTTATAatacataaaacacatttaaCATATCCGAAAGCTGACACTAATCTGTGGTTTTATAGTATCCATACCTGTCTTTAGAGCTTGAATTCCAGGTCACCatgtacagaaaaaaaaaaaacagccttAGACCTGGCTCAGTCATCGTCTAGTAGATTTCCCAATCTATAACCCAAAATTTCTCAGTAATTTGCGGCCATTGTGGCACTGTATATGTGTCGACCGGTTTCAAAAACCAAAGGCCTGTCTTACCTCTGATGCTCCACGGATAGGGAGGCAACCAGCGAGATGCTTACTAGTTAACTAACACCCGGCTGCACCATAGGGAAGAAAGACCAATTCTTTGGTGTCCCGTTTTCCTTCAGACTAACTTTCTCATTTGCCCACCAGTCGGAGCCAATAGTATTTGAGTTACCTGAATCTCCTCCATCAGCATTGTCAAAATTGAATTCCTTACTAGAACCAAGTGTGATGGATCGGTGCTTCTGGTGCAGCTGTGCATCCTCCTCGTCGGCCACAGCGTTCTCTGGTGCATCACTGGGTGTCTCACAGGCAGGGCACTCGGAACTGCTCACTGCTTTGCAAGGATCCTCTTCGCTCTGGCCCTTTTCTGTTTCTTCTATAGAAGTTGATGCAGCTTCCGCTAATGCCGTCTTTTTTTCTACACTTCTTACAATTGCTTCAGAACTTAACTCAAAGGAAACTCTATGGTTGATCACAATTCCATTATTTCTACCTCTAGTGTTGGATCGTGGATTTAATACAACCTCAGGGGTTTGAGGCTTTTGAAGGAAACCATCAGAAACTGTTGACCTTGCACCATCAGGGGTCACAGAACCAGAAGCTAGTCTTGAACCCCAATCACGGGTCGAAAGAATGTCAAGGTTCAAGAGCTTAGGAGGATCACCTGTTCGGAATTCCAGGAAGTGAGGACCACCAACAGCAAAGTCGCGGTCGGGAAAAGGAGACGAAGTACCAGAACCTGAGATTGCTGAGCTTGGCGATATAAGCTGACCAACTGGGCTTCCAGGGTAAAGTTGGTAAGACGGAAACTCGTAGTGAGATAATGGGAATCTCTGACCACCTTCACCATTCCGAAAGTGAGGATCAAGAAGCTGAGCAAATGGAACCTCGGGCGAGGAAGGGGTAGTCAAATGAACAGACTCAGGAGGAGGAGTAAAGGGAGCAGTTGATGGTTCAGTAGTGAGGGTTGAGAAAACAGGCGGTGAGACCAACTGGGTGTCGTGAGCATAAGGACCGATAGCAAAAATTGAGGCAGGCCCAGGGGAGTACATGCTTgctgaaagagagaaaaaaccaGTCGCTGGTGATTGTGTGACTGAAGGTGGTTCTGATTGAAGAAAGGATGCAGGAGAGGACGGAGGTGCAACAAAGGGAAATACAATTGAAGGTGCCTGGATTGAACTTTCTGCTCTTGAAGCATCACCTCCAGGGTCCGTCGGTTCAGGAGCAATATGCCCAATGCTCTTTCTGTGTCTTTGAAATCCAAAACACCAATATGTGCTCAGGAAACTACCCCATCTTCTCTTCTGCATTAAACCAAAAATCATGAATAAAACAGACCTCTAATACAATAAAAACAGCAGTGGTTATCTTTCCACATTGCGGATGCTTAAAAATTTGAGTCTATTACATCATATCAGTTCGAGATGCCAAATCCAAACGGATGTTATGTTACTCAAGAATGATTTCTATTCTGAACTTTAAGTTAGCTTAAATAAGCATAAGTGGTCCTGTTTTACATTAACCCCTGGTACACTGCTATTATTAACAAGAGAAGATGCACATCTGTTTCACCTTTAGCTCGTTTATTCAtcattcattctctctctctctttccggATACTTCTTGTATAAATCGGAATAACCTCTGCCCCCCCTCGCCTTAAGTCAATGTTGAATCGTTTCCACTGCCGAAGCTCGATACTAATCAACTAAAGCTGAGACTCCTAATGTCAACTAAAAGGGCGGAACCGTTTATATCGATCCTGCCTCCTCTACAATGACAAATTATAATTCACAAGgaatcttttttcttcttttcttgtttgtttctttagaggtcgcacttggtgcgatggcaagtgccttcgcccatgagcggtaggtctcgggttcgagacttgggagcagcctctccataaatgggggtaaggctagccgacattcacctctcccagaccctgcgtaaagcaggagccttgtgcactgggtacgaccttttttcttgtttgtttctttgtttgtttcttcATTTGGCCGAAAGCGAGACCAAACCAAAATCATTCCAATAATCCCAAGAAAATTTCTTATCATTTTTAAAATCTAGTAACCAAAGCCCCATGCTTTTGCAAAAAGCAGGTCAACTCCAAAGAAACTCTCATGGAAATTTCCACTTCCAAAAGCAGTTTCCCGACCAGAAATTTCCAAAAGGGCAGCTCAATGAATTTAAGAAAATACCCAATTCATAAAAACCAAATCAGATTTGCAAAACCAACGAGAACAAAGATTAACATAACACAATCGGATCTTATAAATTTCTCGCATAAACATgggattaaaattaaaatataaaatttaccaGGACCAAagattaacacttcaaaaatccTCCAAACAAGGTCAAATCAACATATTCAGAATCAACAGCAACATCAGATAATAACATTTTGTGACAAATTTACCTGAGCGGTGGCGTGAGGCGCACGGTTCTCCGCGGCTGCAATCGCGGAAGCAGCTGCGTTTATAGTCTCAAAAGCGGTGTTACCAGTTCTCGAGTCTCCACTAACACCACTCATCTCCGCTTCTCTATTTCACCGGAAATCGCCGTTTTTCATCGTACTTCTGACTCCGGCCGAGAAAATAGTCGGATTTTCCCGAGAAAATCGAACAAACCAAACAACCCAGAACAGGAACCGGAAGGATCAAACGAAAATTTGGAGACTTGGGTTTTGAAGATTGAATCGGGAAATGGAAAAAACGAATGAAAAATCCAACTTTTGAGTCCCCGGGATTTGAGTTGATTTGATTTTTCTCTATACTGTGTTTGCGCGTGTGTTACGTAGAAATGAATAAAATGATATTTAGTGATAATATTTAGgcattgtttatatttttttaatttaatatttttgggTGACAACTTTTAAGGTCAAACACGGCAATGACTTTGTTTTCTGTCGTGATTTTTTAACACCTCTCAACTTTAGATTAGTGTTTATAAATTTGATTGTATTGTGATTGGGAATCTTCAAGTTTACTAAAATACCCTTGTTTCTATCTTAGGTAATAATTAGACGGGGAAGTATAATTtgtaggggtggatttttttgccaaattgccatgccaaccgaattgccaaccgtgccataccgattttgtgccaaattttttgtaccaatcggtaatggtacggtattgtaccgtaccgaaatttcatggtacggtattggtaatggataccattaccacggtattaccgtaccataccgaaaatacaatataatttataatttataatttctataatacataattatataacacatatttataatattccaataatttgaaaataaaaccctacttatattagcattgttgttggtgctttgatctcttaaaattgtggaaatcaaacacaaaagagttcctaattctttcacaaatagccaaaatatctttgtaacccccacttctactgttgctagtgaaaatgcatttagtctagggaggagggttgtgaacccttttagggtatccttgactcctaaaataatggaggcactagtgtgtactagtggttggcttagggcaggtgaagtaaacttctacaaggaccAACAGAAGATATgtttcaattttacaaggaaatagaagaagagaaaacaagaaagatgtgctttaatttttttagtaaatttgttattaaatggttttcaactttaatttttcttgctactaattaatatgttttctttgtttgtaatgtaggcttgacacaaactcaatcttctacaagttcaatgcctcctccaaaagcttcgacatctcaagcttgaataactgatcaatgaattctcctttttgaagtttacttccaattttcatttggtttgaaactttaatttctatttggattgttaacttctatttgttttgtttcgtaaCTTCTacttggattgtaagcttaattttcatgatgaatcttgatgcttcatttgaattattatgtgtgtgaattgtgaatgatgaataatagatgaatttaatctataatgtatgagataatggtaccaaaaaaaaagttttgcccttgaattgggttaaaaaaacaaaaacatattttgtcccaaaacaaaatggcaattactattgccataccatgccaaccaaacttttggcaataccgaacttcggtataccgaaagtttggtacggtaatggtaatagattttaccaaaccgaaagtttggtacggtaattggtacaagagttttggtacggtaaccgtaccgaacccacccctaataatTTGTAGTCGCCAAGGAAGGAGCCATGAAGGGACCGAAATGGTCCCAAGTCTACTTGAcattttttttcacccacaaaaattCAAAGTTATCTCTCTGATTTTGAAAACCTTTTTAGAGTATTTGGGTCCCAACTAAAATCTTTTCCTTATTTCCTTCACCGGATTCGATTTGAGATTGGTAGCTCTTATGCTATTAACCGGGTCATTGTGAGTTTTGAGTGACTCAGGTGATCGAAAGAgctagttttatttttatttttgcttttgttttattCTATTTCTTGAAATCTTAAATACAtaacttttgctttttctttttcctgttTCCtcattccttcatttttttgcttgaaggggcttttattttcaatcttaGTCATGATACTAGGCATGGGGTTTGACTTGAGGAAGAGGATAACAAAAACGAC of Malus sylvestris chromosome 6, drMalSylv7.2, whole genome shotgun sequence contains these proteins:
- the LOC126626859 gene encoding uncharacterized protein LOC126626859; this translates as MSGVSGDSRTGNTAFETINAAASAIAAAENRAPHATAQKRRWGSFLSTYWCFGFQRHRKSIGHIAPEPTDPGGDASRAESSIQAPSIVFPFVAPPSSPASFLQSEPPSVTQSPATGFFSLSASMYSPGPASIFAIGPYAHDTQLVSPPVFSTLTTEPSTAPFTPPPESVHLTTPSSPEVPFAQLLDPHFRNGEGGQRFPLSHYEFPSYQLYPGSPVGQLISPSSAISGSGTSSPFPDRDFAVGGPHFLEFRTGDPPKLLNLDILSTRDWGSRLASGSVTPDGARSTVSDGFLQKPQTPEVVLNPRSNTRGRNNGIVINHRVSFELSSEAIVRSVEKKTALAEAASTSIEETEKGQSEEDPCKAVSSSECPACETPSDAPENAVADEEDAQLHQKHRSITLGSSKEFNFDNADGGDSGNSNTIGSDWWANEKVSLKENGTPKNWSFFPMVQPGVS